Proteins encoded in a region of the Vicia villosa cultivar HV-30 ecotype Madison, WI linkage group LG5, Vvil1.0, whole genome shotgun sequence genome:
- the LOC131603659 gene encoding homeobox protein BEL1 homolog, protein MARQLCEDEKTSSGGFCYNPQIQGFVSDPEMFNLTTGMEMIGFSKHLHHQQHHQQQQHSTDTNMWKTNFSGGKLSQQHVGPSPSYHHHPQQHHHHHQDFTVSETTSNDHQNLNMLHHHQQHQDSSSSSQWQQVDDSSLRCVFPCEGNERPSQGLSLSLSSTNPSSLVLQSFELRNTHQIQDQGYQGHFLLKNSKFLLPAQQLLNELCSLESTKQNDLVSQKQKSQKFNNKQNFEEENTHNGSTSSSIKHSLTSVEFVELQKRKTKLLSMLEEVDRRYKNYCNQMKSVVSTFEGVAGNGAAKVYSALALKAMSRHFRCLKDGIMEQIERTRKTMGEKDPIAPGTTKGETPRLKILDRVLRQQRAFQQINIMETHPWRPQRGLPERSVSVLRAWLFEHFLHPYPSDVDKHILARQTGLSRSQVSNWFINARVRLWKPMVEEMYLEEEKEQQRNTTTSEGGNNLNHEEENLNVLQDQSPTQHPHEDQKPRLLRIDSECVSSIINNDHKNEANKNLHHHHDQLAVDAFGSVDIDFSSYNRHHSSDHMVGAYPSESFHHGGGGGGGGVSLTLGLQQHGGNGVSLAFPSTNQSPMFYTRDQIEEPVQYSLLDGEGTNIMPYRNLMGTQLLHDLA, encoded by the exons gtaCTGACACAAACATGTGGAAAACAAATTTCTCAGGAGGAAAACTAAGTCAACAACATGTTGGCCCTTCACCTTcctatcatcatcatcctcaacaacatcatcatcatcatcaagatttCACTGTTTCTGAAACAACAAGTAACGATCATCAAAACCTAAACATGCTTCAccatcatcaacaacatcaagattcttcatcttcctcacaGTGGCAACAAGTTGATGATTCATCACTAAGATGTGTTTTCCCATGTGAAGGCAACGAAAGACCAAGTCAAGGACTTTCACTCTCTCTTAGCTCAACAAACCCTTCATCCTTAGTCTTACAATCTTTTGAACTAAGAAACACTCATCAAATCCAAGATCAAGGGTATCAAGGTCATTTCCTTCTCAAAAACTCTAAGTTCTTACTACCAGCTCAACAGCTTCTCAACGAGCTTTGTAGCTTAGAATCCACAAAACAAAATGATCTTGTTTCACaaaaacaaaaatctcaaaaattcaaCAACAAGCAAAATTTCGAAGAAGAAAATACTCACAATGGTAGCACCAGTTCCTCCATCAAACACTCCTTAACCTCCGTCGAGTTCGTCGAACTCCAGAAAAGAAAAACTAAGCTACTTTCCATGCTCGAAGAG GTGGATAGAAGGTACAAGAACTATTGCAACCAAATGAAGAGTGTGGTATCAACATTTGAAGGAGTAGCTGGAAATGGAGCTGCAAAAGTTTATTCAGCATTAGCATTAAAAGCCATGTCAAGACATTTTAGGTGTTTAAAAGATGGAATAATGGAACAAATCGAAAGAACGAGAAAAACAATGGGAGAAAAAGACCCTATTGCACCCGGAACAACCAAGGGCGAAACTCCTAGGCTCAAAATTCTCGACAGAGTTCTAAGACAACAAAGAGCATTCCAACAAATAAACATCATGGAAACACATCCTTGGCGACCTCAGCGCGGTCTCCCCGAACGATCTGTCTCGGTTCTTCGAGCTTGGCTCTTCGAACACTTTCTTCATCC GTATCCAAGTGACGTTGATAAACATATTTTGGCCCGGCAAACCGGTCTCTCAAGAAGCCAG GTATCAAATTGGTTTATTAATGCAAGAGTGAGACTATGGAAGCCAATGGTGGAAGAAATGTATTTagaagaagagaaagagcaaCAAAGGAACACGACAACCTCGGAGGGAGGAAACAACCTTAATCATGAAGAGGAAAATCTTAATGTACTTCAAGATCAATCTCCAACACAACATCCTCATGAAGATCAAAAGCCGCGACTACTTAGGATTGATTCTGAATGTGTCTCGTCGATAATCAACAACGATCATAAAAACGAGGCAAACAAGAATTTGcatcatcatcatgatcaattaGCCGTGGACGCGTTTGGATCGGTTGATATTGATTTTTCTTCATACAATAGACATCATTCTTCTGATCACATGGTTGGTGCTTACCCTAGTGAGAGTTTCCATCACGGTGGTGGAGGCGGAGGTGGTGGAGTTTCGTTGACGTTAGGGTTACAACAACATGGTGGAAATGGAGTGAGTTTGGCTTTTCCATCAACAAACCAAAGTCCAATGTTTTATACAAGGGATCAAATTGAAGAGCCAGTTCAATACTCTCTTTTGGATGGTGAAGGAACAAATATTATGCCTTATAGGAATCTCATGGGGACACAATTGCTACATGACTTAGCATGA